A single region of the Salvia splendens isolate huo1 chromosome 18, SspV2, whole genome shotgun sequence genome encodes:
- the LOC121776899 gene encoding uncharacterized protein LOC121776899: MYHPLRLRGLLLNQSCSELPKKLNHKSDPNHSFSLLSEPPEHSLYYSCDACGDLIRAFGFQCDKCDHRMHVKCALLPESVECKAHEHALQLHYTATKPNVDGSAKEKEEEEEEEEEELPVELQLAKARIEMENQRVRLEFQMQMARQNAQFMNSIANSWRSAF; the protein is encoded by the exons ATGTATCATCCTCTCCGGCTCCGCGGCCTTCTCCTCAACCAATCGTGCTCCGAACTGCCAAAGAAGCTGAACCACAAGTCCGACCCTAACCACTCCTTCTCCCTCCTCTCCGAGCCTCCGGAGCACAGCCTCTACTACAGCTGCGACGCCTGCGGCGATCTCATCCGAGCCTTCGGCTTCCAGTGCGACAAATGCGACCACAGAATGCACGTGAAATGCGCTCTCCTTCCCGAATCGGTCGAGTGCAAGGCGCACGAGCACGCTCTCCAGCTACACTACACCGCCACCAAGCCTAACGTCGACGGCT CTGCgaaggagaaagaagaagaggaagaggaagaggaagaggaattgCCTGTTGAATTGCAGCTAGCGAAGGCGAGAATCGAGATGGAGAACCAGAGGGTTAGGCTGGAGTTTCAGATGCAAATGGCGCGGCAGAATGCGCAGTTCATGAACAGCATAGCCAATTCATGGAGGAGTGCCTTCTGA